One genomic segment of Bradyrhizobium prioriisuperbiae includes these proteins:
- a CDS encoding bifunctional diguanylate cyclase/phosphodiesterase, protein MPTAAPEPSAILASLGQATFTWDIASDVMAWSGNVAVVFEDLPHAALASGNAFATCIEPLQDVRAQAVLNSGKLDRGAGVQYQIEYGVRAKASAEVIWIEETGCWFAGPDGKPARAQGLVRINNERHARDQQLLSLSRHDPLTGELNRTQLVASLAEAVEEAARFRASFAFLLLGIDHLAHINDAFGFDVADQVIVEIAQRIRARLRGGDVLARFSGNKFGVILKNCSSDEMAVASERFLAAIRNEVVPTQPGPVSLTASIGAVSVPRHARSADEAMVRAQEALDRAKARRSGSYLAWRPNVERDAQRRVNIRVTDEIVSALNERRLVMAYEPVVDVRSRVPAFHECLVRMRQDDGELLLAPDIVPVAEKLGLIHLVDQRVLELVVAELAAAPQIQLSLNISPDTTMDPDWWLRIEMLMRAHPGVAQRLIVEITETVAIQDIDDVRGFVTRLKNFGSRIAIDDFGAGNTSFRNLRKLGVDLVKIDGAFVQNIARSADDRAFVQTLIDLARRLDIKTVAEWVQDEESATLLRDWGCDYIQGRLTGLASSERPWAVEPRAGLPAAG, encoded by the coding sequence CTGCCAACCGCGGCGCCGGAGCCATCGGCCATTCTGGCGTCGCTTGGACAGGCGACCTTTACCTGGGACATCGCCAGCGATGTGATGGCCTGGAGCGGCAATGTCGCCGTCGTGTTCGAGGATCTGCCGCACGCGGCGCTCGCCAGCGGCAACGCGTTTGCAACATGCATCGAGCCGCTGCAGGATGTGCGCGCCCAAGCGGTCTTGAATTCCGGCAAGCTCGATCGTGGCGCCGGCGTGCAGTACCAGATCGAATACGGCGTGCGCGCCAAGGCGTCGGCCGAGGTGATCTGGATCGAGGAGACCGGCTGCTGGTTCGCCGGCCCCGACGGCAAGCCCGCGCGGGCACAGGGGCTGGTCCGCATCAACAACGAACGTCATGCCCGCGACCAGCAACTGCTTAGCCTGTCGCGGCACGATCCGCTGACCGGCGAGCTCAATCGCACCCAGCTGGTGGCGTCGCTGGCGGAGGCCGTCGAGGAGGCCGCGCGGTTTCGCGCGTCATTCGCCTTCCTGCTGCTCGGCATCGATCATCTCGCCCATATCAATGACGCCTTCGGCTTCGACGTCGCCGACCAGGTGATCGTGGAAATCGCCCAGCGGATTCGCGCACGGCTGCGCGGCGGCGACGTTCTGGCGCGGTTCTCCGGCAACAAGTTCGGCGTGATCCTGAAGAACTGCAGCAGCGACGAGATGGCGGTCGCATCCGAGCGCTTCCTCGCCGCGATCCGCAACGAGGTGGTGCCGACCCAGCCGGGGCCGGTGTCGCTGACAGCCTCGATCGGCGCGGTCAGTGTGCCGCGCCATGCCCGCTCCGCCGACGAGGCCATGGTGCGTGCCCAGGAAGCCCTCGACCGGGCCAAGGCGCGCCGGTCCGGCTCGTACCTCGCGTGGCGGCCCAATGTGGAGCGCGACGCGCAGCGCCGCGTCAACATCCGCGTCACCGACGAGATTGTCAGCGCGCTCAATGAGCGGCGGCTGGTGATGGCTTACGAGCCGGTGGTCGACGTGCGTTCGCGCGTCCCGGCGTTTCACGAATGCCTGGTTCGCATGAGGCAGGACGACGGTGAGCTGCTGCTCGCGCCGGATATCGTGCCGGTTGCCGAGAAGCTCGGCCTGATCCACCTGGTCGATCAGCGCGTGCTCGAGCTCGTGGTGGCGGAGCTCGCCGCCGCCCCGCAGATTCAGCTCAGCCTCAACATCTCCCCCGACACCACGATGGATCCGGACTGGTGGCTGCGGATCGAAATGCTGATGCGCGCCCATCCCGGCGTCGCCCAGCGACTGATCGTCGAGATCACCGAGACGGTGGCGATCCAGGACATCGACGACGTGCGTGGTTTCGTGACCCGGCTGAAGAACTTCGGCAGCCGGATCGCGATCGACGATTTCGGCGCCGGCAACACCTCGTTCCGCAACCTGCGCAAACTGGGTGTCGACCTGGTGAAGATCGACGGCGCCTTTGTGCAGAACATTGCGCGCTCCGCGGACGACCGGGCTTTCGTGCAGACATTGATCGACCTGGCGCGGCGGCTGGATATCAAGACCGTCGCCGAATGGGTGCAGGACGAAGAGTCCGCCACATTGCTGCGCGACTGGGGCTGCGATTACATCCAGGGCCGTCTGACCGGTCTTGCCTCGTCGGAGCGGCCCTGGGCCGTCGAGCCCCGCGCCGGGCTGCCGGCGGCGGGCTGA
- the phaR gene encoding polyhydroxyalkanoate synthesis repressor PhaR codes for MAKSETPITIKKYANRRLYNTGTSTYVTLEDLAAMVKEGEDFLVYDAKTGDDITRSVLAQIIFEQENKAGQNLLPTTFLRQLIRFYGDSMQMVVPKYLEASIDSLTREQEKFRKQMTSAFGSGPFAPLEEQVRRNMELFERTFAMFKPFGIGSLRKDPPTAEPEPSETPVEADDIDDLKRQMKDMQDRLERMSKEPTKE; via the coding sequence ATGGCGAAATCAGAAACACCCATCACGATCAAGAAATACGCCAACCGACGGCTCTATAACACCGGCACCAGCACTTACGTCACGCTCGAAGACCTCGCGGCCATGGTGAAGGAAGGCGAAGATTTTCTTGTCTACGACGCCAAGACCGGCGACGACATCACACGGTCCGTACTTGCCCAGATCATTTTTGAGCAGGAAAACAAGGCGGGCCAGAACCTGTTGCCCACCACCTTCCTCAGGCAGCTGATTCGCTTTTATGGCGACAGCATGCAGATGGTGGTGCCGAAATATCTCGAGGCCTCGATCGATTCGCTGACCCGCGAGCAGGAAAAATTCCGCAAGCAGATGACCAGCGCCTTCGGCAGCGGCCCGTTCGCGCCGCTCGAAGAACAGGTCCGCCGCAACATGGAGCTGTTCGAGCGGACCTTCGCGATGTTCAAGCCGTTCGGCATCGGATCGCTGCGCAAGGATCCGCCGACGGCCGAGCCCGAGCCGTCCGAGACGCCGGTCGAGGCCGACGATATCGACGACTTGAAGCGGCAGATGAAGGATATGCAGGACCGGCTCGAGCGCATGTCGAAAGAGCCGACCAAGGAATAG
- a CDS encoding acetyl-CoA C-acetyltransferase — protein MTDDVVIVSAARTAVGSFNGAFANTPAHDLGAAVVKAALERAGVEPGRVSEVILGQILTAGQGQNPARQASINAGIPVEAPAWGVNQLCGSGLRAVALGYQAILNGDSDIVVAGGQESMSMAQHAQHLRGGVKMGSLDIVDTMIKDGLWDAFNGYHMGNTAENVAKQYQITRQQQDEFAVGSQNKAEAAQKAGRFKDEIIPFIIKGRKGDITIDTDEFPRHGATIEAMAKLRAAFEKDGTVTAGNASGINDGAAALVLMSAKQAAKDGRTPLARIVSWGQAGVDPSIMGTGPIPASRAALKKAGWKADDLDLIEANEAFAAQACAVNKDLGWDTSKVNVNGGAISIGHPIGASGARVLVTLLHEMQKRDSKKGLATLCIGGGMGIALCVER, from the coding sequence ATGACCGACGATGTCGTCATCGTCAGCGCTGCACGCACCGCTGTTGGTTCGTTCAATGGCGCTTTCGCCAATACCCCCGCCCATGATCTCGGTGCCGCCGTCGTCAAGGCCGCGCTGGAGCGGGCCGGCGTGGAGCCGGGCCGGGTGTCCGAAGTCATCCTTGGGCAGATCCTGACCGCGGGGCAGGGCCAGAATCCGGCCCGTCAGGCCTCGATCAATGCCGGCATTCCGGTGGAAGCCCCGGCCTGGGGCGTCAATCAGCTGTGCGGTTCGGGACTGCGCGCCGTGGCGCTCGGCTATCAGGCGATTTTGAATGGCGATTCAGATATCGTGGTCGCCGGCGGCCAGGAGTCGATGAGCATGGCGCAACATGCCCAGCATTTGCGCGGTGGCGTAAAAATGGGCTCGCTCGACATCGTCGATACCATGATCAAGGACGGCCTGTGGGATGCGTTCAACGGCTACCACATGGGTAACACCGCCGAGAACGTCGCCAAGCAATACCAGATCACCCGCCAGCAGCAGGACGAGTTCGCCGTCGGCTCCCAGAACAAGGCGGAAGCGGCGCAGAAGGCCGGTCGCTTCAAGGACGAAATCATTCCCTTCATCATCAAGGGCCGCAAGGGCGACATCACCATCGACACCGATGAATTCCCCCGTCATGGCGCTACCATCGAAGCGATGGCCAAGCTGCGCGCCGCCTTCGAGAAGGACGGCACCGTGACCGCCGGCAATGCGTCGGGCATCAATGACGGCGCCGCCGCCCTGGTGCTGATGAGCGCCAAGCAGGCCGCCAAGGACGGCCGCACGCCGCTGGCCCGCATCGTGTCGTGGGGCCAGGCCGGCGTCGATCCGTCGATCATGGGCACCGGCCCGATCCCGGCGTCGCGCGCGGCGCTCAAGAAGGCCGGCTGGAAGGCCGATGACCTCGATCTGATCGAGGCCAACGAGGCGTTCGCGGCGCAGGCTTGCGCGGTCAACAAGGACCTCGGCTGGGATACCTCGAAGGTCAACGTCAATGGCGGCGCGATCTCGATCGGCCATCCGATCGGTGCATCGGGCGCGCGCGTGCTGGTGACCCTGCTGCACGAAATGCAGAAGCGGGATTCCAAGAAGGGCCTCGCCACCCTGTGCATCGGCGGCGGCATGGGCATCGCGCTCTGCGTGGAACGCTGA
- a CDS encoding beta-ketoacyl-ACP reductase, giving the protein MARVALVTGGTRGIGAAISKALKAAGCKVAASYAGNDEAANKFKHETHIPVYKWDVASFEACSEGIKKVETDIGPVDILVNNAGITRDGQFHKMTLEQWNAVITTNLGSLFNMTRPVIEGMRARKFGRIINISSINGQKGQFGQVNYSAAKAGDIGFTKALALENARAGITVNVICPGYINTEMVQAVPKDVLEKSILPMIPVNRLGEPEEIARAVAFLASDDAGYITGSTLTINGGQYHA; this is encoded by the coding sequence ATGGCACGTGTGGCGTTGGTGACGGGTGGGACGCGAGGAATTGGTGCTGCGATCAGCAAGGCACTCAAGGCCGCCGGCTGCAAGGTCGCGGCCAGCTATGCGGGCAATGACGAGGCGGCGAACAAGTTCAAGCATGAAACCCATATCCCGGTTTACAAATGGGATGTGGCGTCGTTCGAGGCCTGCTCCGAAGGTATCAAGAAGGTCGAAACCGACATTGGTCCGGTCGACATTCTGGTCAACAACGCCGGCATCACCCGCGACGGCCAGTTTCACAAGATGACACTCGAACAGTGGAATGCCGTCATCACCACCAATCTCGGCTCGCTGTTCAACATGACCCGTCCGGTGATCGAGGGCATGCGCGCGCGCAAGTTCGGCCGCATCATCAACATCTCTTCCATCAATGGCCAGAAGGGCCAGTTCGGCCAGGTGAATTATTCGGCGGCCAAGGCCGGCGACATCGGCTTCACCAAGGCGCTCGCGCTGGAGAATGCCCGCGCCGGCATCACCGTCAACGTGATCTGCCCCGGCTATATCAACACCGAGATGGTGCAGGCGGTGCCGAAGGACGTGCTCGAGAAAAGCATCCTGCCGATGATCCCGGTCAATCGCCTTGGCGAGCCCGAGGAAATCGCCCGCGCTGTGGCGTTCCTCGCCTCCGACGACGCCGGCTACATCACCGGCTCGACCCTCACCATCAATGGCGGGCAGTATCACGCCTGA
- a CDS encoding DMT family transporter → MTQNSATLVGLSAIVMWSLLAMLTVATGRIPAFQLAAMTFAIGACVGPLTWLWRPGAAQALRQPPFVWLVGVGGLFGYHALYFLALRFAPPAEAGLLNYLWPLLIVLFSAFLPGEALKSHHVIGALLGLVGMVLLVLGGKGAQFGHIAPDYIPGFAAAFCAAFIWGGYSVMSRRLKAVPTDAVAGFCLATAVLAALCHLALETTVWPQTALQWGCIIALGLGPVGAAFYAWDIGMKRGDIRLLGALSYATPLLSTGFLILAGFAEPTPVLAISAVLIAGGGLIAARDMLKRS, encoded by the coding sequence ATGACTCAGAATTCCGCAACCCTCGTCGGTCTCTCCGCCATCGTGATGTGGTCGCTGCTGGCGATGCTGACGGTGGCGACCGGACGCATCCCGGCCTTCCAGCTCGCCGCCATGACCTTCGCGATCGGCGCTTGTGTCGGGCCGCTGACATGGCTCTGGCGTCCGGGGGCCGCGCAGGCGTTGCGTCAGCCGCCATTCGTCTGGTTGGTCGGTGTCGGCGGATTGTTCGGTTATCACGCGCTGTATTTCCTGGCGCTGCGCTTTGCGCCGCCGGCCGAAGCGGGATTGCTGAACTATCTGTGGCCATTGCTGATCGTGTTGTTCTCGGCCTTCCTGCCCGGCGAGGCGCTCAAGTCCCATCATGTGATCGGCGCGCTGCTCGGACTTGTCGGTATGGTGCTGCTGGTGCTTGGCGGCAAGGGCGCGCAGTTCGGGCATATCGCGCCGGACTACATTCCGGGCTTTGCCGCGGCCTTTTGCGCGGCCTTCATCTGGGGTGGCTATTCGGTGATGTCGCGCCGGCTCAAAGCGGTGCCGACCGATGCGGTCGCCGGCTTCTGCCTGGCCACCGCGGTGCTCGCGGCGTTGTGCCATCTTGCGCTGGAGACCACCGTCTGGCCGCAGACAGCACTGCAGTGGGGGTGCATTATTGCGCTGGGCCTCGGTCCGGTGGGCGCTGCGTTCTATGCCTGGGACATCGGCATGAAACGTGGCGACATCCGCCTGCTCGGCGCGCTGTCCTACGCCACGCCGCTGCTGTCGACCGGATTTTTGATTCTTGCCGGCTTTGCCGAGCCGACGCCGGTGCTGGCGATCTCCGCGGTTCTGATTGCGGGCGGCGGCCTGATTGCCGCGCGCGACATGCTGAAGCGAAGCTAG
- a CDS encoding cupin domain-containing protein, which translates to MPGRPTAENIIALLHLAPHPEGGHYREVFRDPRTDAHGRSASTAIYFLLARDERSHWHRVDAAEIWHYYSGSPLALQIADEHGQRTLHLGPDLMAGEVPQIVVPAGAWQAAESVGDWTLVGCTVAPGFDFAGFELAPPGWVPES; encoded by the coding sequence ATGCCCGGCCGTCCGACCGCCGAAAACATCATCGCACTGCTGCACCTCGCGCCGCATCCCGAAGGCGGCCACTATCGCGAGGTGTTTCGCGATCCCCGCACCGACGCACACGGACGCTCAGCGTCCACCGCGATTTATTTCCTGCTGGCGCGCGACGAGCGCTCGCACTGGCACCGCGTCGATGCCGCCGAGATCTGGCATTACTACAGCGGCAGCCCGCTCGCCTTGCAGATCGCCGATGAGCACGGACAGCGCACGCTGCATCTGGGGCCGGACCTGATGGCCGGCGAGGTGCCGCAAATCGTCGTGCCCGCCGGCGCCTGGCAGGCCGCGGAAAGCGTCGGCGACTGGACCCTGGTCGGCTGCACCGTCGCGCCGGGATTTGACTTCGCCGGTTTCGAACTCGCGCCGCCGGGCTGGGTACCGGAGAGCTGA
- the gloB gene encoding hydroxyacylglutathione hydrolase, which translates to MSADIRIFPCLSDNFGYLIHDPVSGATASVDAPEAGPIVKALQREGWTLTDILVTHHHHDHVGGIAELKAKYNCRVVAPHDKAVPIAQVDERVKEGDHVSVGTLSARILETPGHTLDHISYVFDAEHAVFCADTLFSIGCGRVFEGTYPMMWDSLKKLRALPDDTRIYCGHEYTLSNIKFALTVDKDNAALKARAEEAAQQRAANTPTIPTRIGEEKKTNVFLRADDAAVAAGLGLAGKSAAEVFGELRERKNKS; encoded by the coding sequence ATGTCCGCAGACATCCGCATCTTCCCCTGCCTCTCGGACAATTTCGGCTATCTGATCCACGACCCCGTCAGTGGCGCCACCGCCTCGGTCGACGCGCCGGAAGCCGGCCCTATCGTCAAGGCGCTGCAGCGCGAGGGCTGGACGCTGACCGACATCCTGGTCACCCACCACCATCACGATCACGTTGGCGGCATCGCCGAGCTGAAGGCCAAGTACAATTGCCGCGTGGTTGCGCCCCATGACAAGGCGGTGCCGATCGCGCAGGTCGACGAACGGGTCAAGGAAGGCGATCATGTCAGTGTCGGCACCTTGTCCGCGCGGATACTGGAAACCCCGGGCCACACCCTCGACCACATCTCCTATGTGTTCGATGCCGAGCACGCGGTGTTCTGCGCCGACACGCTGTTTTCGATCGGTTGCGGGCGGGTGTTCGAAGGCACCTACCCGATGATGTGGGACTCGCTCAAGAAGCTGCGCGCCCTGCCCGACGACACCAGGATCTATTGCGGCCACGAATACACGCTGTCGAACATCAAGTTCGCCTTGACCGTCGACAAGGACAACGCCGCGCTAAAAGCACGCGCGGAGGAAGCCGCACAGCAGCGTGCCGCCAATACGCCGACGATCCCGACACGGATCGGCGAGGAGAAAAAGACCAACGTCTTCCTCCGCGCCGATGATGCGGCTGTCGCCGCAGGCCTTGGCCTGGCCGGCAAAAGCGCCGCCGAGGTGTTCGGCGAATTGCGCGAACGCAAGAACAAATCCTGA
- a CDS encoding class I SAM-dependent methyltransferase encodes MDVIDLRNFYSQPLGVVARRLINRGIRTQWPQASGLRVLGIGYPTPYLGLFREDSERCIAFMPAAQGVLKWPTSRPTLATLVDEFSLPLPDASIDRVLLVHALEMSDDPAGLLREVWRILAPSGRMMVVIPNRRGVWTRTDKTPFGHGRPYSRSQITELLRLTWFTPSAWSEALYVPPIDGSWFLRSAGAWERVSAGISSPFAGVHIVEATKQVYRAIPARRQRTRLIPALDPVLVPTAAPRRDEAVT; translated from the coding sequence ATGGACGTGATCGATCTCAGGAACTTCTATTCGCAACCGCTTGGCGTGGTGGCGCGACGGCTGATCAACCGCGGCATCCGCACGCAATGGCCCCAGGCCAGCGGTTTGCGGGTGCTCGGCATCGGCTATCCCACGCCCTATCTCGGCCTGTTCCGGGAAGACTCCGAGCGTTGCATCGCTTTCATGCCGGCGGCGCAGGGTGTGCTGAAATGGCCGACCTCGCGGCCCACGCTGGCGACCCTGGTGGATGAGTTCTCGCTGCCGCTGCCGGATGCGTCGATCGACCGGGTACTGCTGGTTCATGCGCTGGAGATGTCGGACGATCCGGCCGGGCTATTGCGTGAAGTCTGGCGCATCCTCGCGCCCTCGGGACGCATGATGGTGGTCATTCCCAATCGCCGCGGCGTCTGGACCCGCACCGACAAGACGCCGTTTGGCCATGGCCGGCCCTATTCGCGCAGCCAGATCACCGAGCTGCTGCGGCTGACTTGGTTCACGCCGTCGGCCTGGAGCGAAGCGCTGTATGTGCCGCCGATCGACGGCAGTTGGTTCCTGCGCTCGGCGGGCGCATGGGAGCGCGTCAGCGCCGGGATCTCCTCACCATTTGCCGGCGTGCATATCGTCGAGGCGACCAAGCAGGTCTATCGCGCCATTCCCGCGCGTCGCCAGCGCACGCGACTCATTCCCGCACTCGATCCCGTGCTGGTGCCGACGGCAGCTCCACGCCGCGACGAGGCCGTCACCTAA
- a CDS encoding DUF4167 domain-containing protein, giving the protein MRNGQNNNKRMRNRNNNHSSNNNNNNNNRRSQNPMTRVYDSNGPDIKIRGTAAHVGEKYLQLARDSQSSGDPVAAENYYQHAEHYFRLIAAAQEQFRQSQPQQQQPRMDQDQRDDGGDDGEESFSNFGAEPGFGLREPQPSYQPREQPQPAYQPRENHSRESNRDRDQAPREQNFREQRPQPQVQPSLPIGDAGDVDRLPSFITGAQPQPSNGANGFEGNGHQEAGRFPPRRRRRPHGPRPEGGRPEGRGPQQSEDFPTGE; this is encoded by the coding sequence ATGAGAAACGGTCAGAATAACAATAAGCGGATGCGGAATCGGAATAACAACCACAGCAGCAACAACAACAACAATAACAATAACCGCCGCAGCCAAAACCCGATGACCCGGGTTTACGATTCCAACGGTCCTGACATCAAGATTCGCGGCACCGCCGCCCATGTCGGCGAAAAATATCTGCAACTCGCCCGTGATTCGCAAAGCTCCGGCGATCCGGTCGCTGCCGAAAATTACTATCAGCACGCCGAACATTATTTTCGCCTGATCGCGGCGGCCCAGGAGCAATTCCGCCAGAGCCAGCCGCAACAGCAGCAGCCGCGCATGGACCAGGATCAGCGCGACGACGGCGGCGACGATGGCGAAGAGAGCTTCTCGAACTTCGGTGCGGAGCCCGGCTTCGGCCTGCGCGAGCCGCAGCCGTCCTATCAGCCGCGGGAACAGCCGCAGCCTGCTTATCAGCCGCGTGAAAATCACTCGCGCGAGAGTAACCGTGATCGGGACCAGGCTCCCCGCGAACAAAACTTTCGTGAGCAGCGTCCGCAGCCCCAGGTCCAGCCGTCGCTGCCGATCGGCGATGCTGGCGACGTTGACCGGCTGCCCTCGTTCATCACCGGCGCACAACCGCAGCCGAGCAACGGCGCCAACGGTTTCGAAGGCAACGGCCATCAGGAAGCCGGCCGCTTTCCGCCGCGCCGCCGCCGCCGTCCGCACGGGCCAAGGCCTGAAGGTGGAAGGCCTGAAGGCCGCGGACCGCAGCAGAGCGAAGATTTCCCCACCGGCGAATAA
- the prmC gene encoding peptide chain release factor N(5)-glutamine methyltransferase, which produces MSGGFKGLSVDAARRHLASLLKQTSTDSPELDARLLIGAVLDLDLTGLATSASRIIDEQEAGRLADVARRRGAGEPVARIIGFKEFWGLPLRLSTTTLVPRPDTETVVEAALEIANTGEADAIARIADIGTGTGAILLALLSELPTASGVGTDIDMAALETAADNARQLGLANRTTFIHCSYAQALQGPFDLIVSNPPYIPSREIAGLAIEVRDHDPHRALDGGADGLDAYRALIPQAALLLRTGGALLLEVGQHQDQDVGALMQAQGLRLAATKADLAGIPRVVIGQKWGPAGSFWQ; this is translated from the coding sequence GTGAGCGGCGGCTTCAAGGGGCTCAGCGTCGACGCCGCACGGCGGCATTTGGCCAGCCTCCTGAAACAAACATCGACCGATTCCCCCGAACTCGACGCCCGGCTTCTGATCGGCGCGGTACTCGATCTTGATCTCACCGGGCTCGCCACCTCGGCATCCCGCATCATCGACGAGCAGGAGGCTGGGCGCCTGGCCGATGTCGCCCGGCGGCGCGGCGCGGGCGAACCGGTGGCGCGCATCATCGGCTTCAAGGAATTCTGGGGGCTGCCGCTGCGGCTGTCCACCACAACGCTGGTGCCCAGACCGGACACCGAGACAGTGGTGGAAGCCGCACTGGAGATCGCGAACACCGGCGAGGCGGACGCGATTGCGCGCATCGCCGATATCGGCACCGGCACCGGCGCCATCCTGCTGGCGCTGCTGTCGGAGCTGCCCACCGCATCGGGGGTCGGCACCGATATCGATATGGCGGCCCTGGAGACCGCGGCCGACAACGCACGGCAGCTCGGCCTCGCCAACCGCACCACGTTCATCCATTGCAGCTATGCGCAGGCCTTGCAGGGACCGTTCGACCTGATCGTCTCGAACCCGCCCTACATTCCCTCGCGGGAGATCGCGGGTCTCGCCATCGAGGTTCGCGATCACGATCCGCACCGGGCGCTGGACGGCGGCGCCGACGGCCTCGACGCCTATCGCGCGCTGATTCCACAGGCGGCTTTGTTGCTGCGAACGGGGGGCGCGCTGCTGCTTGAAGTCGGCCAGCACCAGGACCAAGACGTCGGAGCGCTGATGCAGGCGCAGGGCCTGCGGCTTGCTGCCACGAAGGCCGATCTGGCCGGAATCCCCCGTGTCGTGATAGGGCAGAAATGGGGCCCGGCGGGCTCATTTTGGCAATAA
- the prfA gene encoding peptide chain release factor 1 encodes MLPEAKLDVLLARHAALESELLGQVSSEVYVKTTRELSELAPVVDAVKAYRASVREIADLDAMIADPSTDTEMRAMAEGERPQLEARRDELAQAIRVALLPKDAMDERNVMLEIRAGTGGDEASLFAGDLFRMYERFATLQGWKVDIVSASEGTMGGYKEIIAEVKGRGAFAKLKFESGVHRVQRVPDTETQGRIHTSAATVAVLPEVEEVDVDIKSDDLRIETMRAQGAGGQHVNKTESAIRITHIPTGIVVNMQDSRSQHKNRASAMNILRSRIYDAERQRIDAVRSADRREKVGSGDRSERIRTYNFPQGRVTDHRINLTLYKLPQVIAGEALHELTEALTTEHQAAQLAAEGAAA; translated from the coding sequence ATGCTGCCTGAAGCCAAACTCGACGTCCTGTTGGCGCGCCATGCCGCGCTCGAATCTGAACTGCTCGGGCAGGTCAGCTCGGAAGTCTATGTGAAGACTACCCGCGAGCTCAGCGAGCTGGCGCCGGTGGTCGATGCGGTGAAGGCCTATCGCGCCTCAGTGCGCGAGATCGCCGACCTCGACGCCATGATCGCCGATCCCTCGACCGACACCGAGATGCGGGCGATGGCGGAGGGCGAGCGGCCGCAGTTAGAAGCCCGCCGCGACGAACTGGCCCAGGCGATCCGCGTGGCGCTGCTGCCCAAAGACGCCATGGACGAGCGCAACGTGATGCTGGAAATCCGCGCCGGCACCGGCGGCGACGAGGCCTCGCTGTTCGCCGGCGACCTGTTCCGGATGTACGAGCGCTTTGCGACGCTGCAGGGCTGGAAAGTCGATATCGTCTCCGCCAGCGAAGGCACCATGGGCGGCTACAAGGAAATCATCGCCGAAGTGAAGGGACGCGGCGCGTTCGCCAAGCTGAAATTCGAATCCGGCGTACACCGGGTGCAGCGCGTACCCGACACCGAGACACAGGGGCGCATTCACACCTCGGCCGCGACGGTGGCGGTGCTACCCGAGGTCGAGGAGGTCGACGTCGACATCAAGAGCGACGACCTGCGGATCGAAACCATGCGCGCGCAGGGCGCCGGCGGCCAGCACGTCAACAAGACCGAATCGGCGATCCGCATCACCCACATTCCGACCGGCATCGTGGTCAACATGCAGGACAGCCGTTCGCAACATAAGAATCGCGCCAGCGCCATGAACATTCTGCGCTCACGCATTTACGACGCCGAACGCCAACGCATCGACGCGGTGCGTTCCGCTGATCGCCGCGAGAAAGTCGGCTCCGGCGATCGTTCCGAGCGCATCCGCACCTACAACTTCCCGCAGGGCCGCGTCACCGATCATCGCATCAACCTGACGCTCTACAAGCTACCGCAAGTGATCGCCGGCGAAGCGTTGCACGAACTGACCGAAGCGCTGACCACCGAACACCAGGCGGCACAGCTCGCCGCCGAAGGCGCAGCCGCGTGA